The Humulus lupulus chromosome 3, drHumLupu1.1, whole genome shotgun sequence genome window below encodes:
- the LOC133823890 gene encoding glutathione S-transferase T3-like, which yields MVSRNYRPSMEKSSIDLNRETSSTSVSETQPEHSVEGLENVVLHNEDESRHKCKVKWSKEATILLISGWLNTSKDAIVGNDQTSTHFWARIAEYYNTNQKGEQARTGRQCKDHWNKMNQKVVRFNGCYKRVQQAHHSGWSNEQILENAHQLYKSENNNSNFLLVACWRLLKNEPKWNTMYQPKGGKRTKVPDTGAFTSSSNADISDDEVREVHPTGQKAAKRKGKEKKDTHARFTEISERKASALKQKTLPESFG from the coding sequence ATGGTTTCAAGAAATTATAGGCCAAGTATGGAAAAGTCTAGTATTGATTTGAATCGTGAAACATCATCGACATCTGTCTCTGAAACCCAACCTGAACATAGTGTTGAAGGGTTGGAAAATGTAGTTCTACACAATGAAGATGAATCAAGGCATAAATGTAAAGTCAAATGGAGCAAGGAAGCCACTATACTTCTAATAAGTGGATGGCTTAATACATCTAAAGATGCCATTGTGGGGAATGACCAAACTTCTACACATTTCTGGGCTCGGATCGCAGAATACTACAACACCAACCAAAAAGGTGAGCAAGCAAGAACTGGAAGGCAATGCAAAGATCATTGGAACAAGATGAATCAAAAGGTGGTGCGTTTCAATGGGTGTTATAAACGAGTACAACAAGCACATCACAGTGGTTGGTCTAATGAGCAAATTCTTGAGAATGCACATCAATTGTACAAATCTGAAAATAACAACTCAAATTTTCTGCTTGTGGCTTGTTGGAGATTGCTAAAGAATGAGCCGAAATGGAATACAATGTACCAACCAAAAGGTGGTAAGAGAACAAAGGTGCCAGATACAGGGGCatttacttcttcttccaatgcagaCATTAGTGATGATGAAGTACGTGAAGTGCACCCTACTGGCCAAAAGGCAGCAAagagaaaagggaaggaaaaaaaagacaCACATGCTAGATTTACAGAGATTAGTGAACGAAAAGCATCTGCATTGAAACAAAAGacgctacccgagtcatttggttaa
- the LOC133823892 gene encoding uncharacterized protein LOC133823892 — protein sequence MFHRSETDIIEENDWDWFGLRFCEEYEEEEGGGDDMGDTVDEGGGDAMGNTVDEGGTSSPEKKKMETYEIKDTNQFCKYDLYENPLLLSRDGMVGHVFQSLDMAEEFIHEYARFIGFSLRKSIMRKNTTGDVRQRQWVCSREGWRSEMHVGRLDRTREPKPISRVGCKVCF from the coding sequence ATGTTTCACAGGTCCGAAACAGACATTATCGAAGAGAATGATTGGGATTGGTTTGGCTTACGCTTTTGTGAAGAAtatgaggaagaagaaggtgGGGGAGATGACATGGGGGATACAGTTGATGAAGGTGGTGGAGATGCCATGGGGAATACAGTTGATGAAGGTGGGACATCAAGTCCggaaaagaagaaaatggaaacTTACGAAATAAAGGATACCAACCAATTTTGTAAGTATGATTTATACGAAAACCCATTGTTGTTGAGTAGAGATGGCATGGTTGGCCATGTTTTTCAATCACTGGACATGGCTGAAGAATTCATTCATGAATATGCAAGATTCATTGGGTTCAGCCTGCGTAAAAGTATCATGCGAAAAAATACTACAGGTGATGTACGTCAACGTCAGTGGGTATGCTCCCGCGAGGGCTGGCGGTCTGAAATGCATGTGGGAAGGCTTGATAGAACTAGGGAGCCTAAGCCAATTAGTCGAGTGGGATGCAAGGTTTGCTTTTGA
- the LOC133823893 gene encoding protein FAR-RED IMPAIRED RESPONSE 1-like gives MAKQMGGYEKIPFTSKDLYNRISHASKVDFISSNAGWAIGYLEHKANEDPGFFGQFSYNEDNRLLNLFWADGRCGSYYETYGHAVAFDSTYKTNSYGKLLLIWIGINNHCRTSILGFAILDNESGSSYKWATRAFLECMGDVLPKTVVTDGDEAIANTLEELMPDVPHRLCYWHLHNKVVLKVKDPSFASRFTKLVFRYYTKDEFEDKWCHLVKDFGIKGTEYAAKLYADKEKWAETFLRGNFFCGMKTTQRSEGINAVLKKKVNQKLKLYEFVRAVNMALSLIRQSEAKDEYITLHTSPQLGKTNFPQIEDELANLYTRNMFYKVRHQMLKEGRYMVKTLVEEEDAVILKLHKYDAEQVKRHVNVTPERDLFVCECQYFLSYGIHVGIYLLQ, from the coding sequence ATGGCAAAGCAAATGGGTGGTTATGAGAAGATTCCATTCACATCAAAAGATCTTTACAATCGAATATCCCATGCTTCAAAAGTTGATTTTATCAGTTCCAATGCAGGGTGGGCAATCGGATATTTGGAGCATAAAGCTAATGAGGACCCTGGTTTTTTTGGACAGTTTTCATACAATGAGGATAATCGTCTTCTTAATTTATTTTGGGCAGATGGGAGATGTGGATCATACTATGAAACATATGGCCATGCAGTAGCTTTTGATTCGACGTACAAGACTAATAGTTATGGGAAGTTGCTGCTGATATGGATAGGAATTAATAACCACTGTAGAACGTCCATTTTGGGCTTTGCCATTCTTGACAATGAGTCTGGCAGCAGCTACAAGTGGGCGACAAGGGCTTTCTTGGAATGCATGGGAGATGTTCTACCCAAAACAGTAGTGACAGATGGAGACGAAGCTATTGCTAACACGCTAGAGGAGTTGATGCCTGATGTACCCCACCGATTGTGTTATTGGCATTTACACAACAAAGTTGTTTTAAAAGTTAAAGATCCATCTTTTGCAAGTAGGTTTACCAAATTGGTATTCCGGTACTACACAAAGGACGAGTTTGAAGATAAATGGTGCCACTTAGTGAAAGATTTTGGGATAAAAGGCACTGAATATGCTGCAAAACTTTATGCAGACAAGGAGAAGTGGGCTGAAACATTTTTGAGAGGAAATTTCTTCTGTGGAATGAAAACTACTCAACGAAGTGAAGGTATTAATGCGGTGTTGAAGAAAAAAGTGAATCAAAAGTTAAAGTTGTACGAGTTTGTGAGGGCGGTCAACATGGCCTTATCTTTAATTAGACAGAGTGAAGCAAAGGATGAGTACATTACACTTCACACTAGTCCCCAGCTCGGGAAGACAAATTTTCCACAGATAGAGGATGAATTAGCAAATCTTTACACACGGAACATGTTCTACAAGGTACGACACCAGATGTTGAAAGAAGGTAGGTACATGGTGAAAACCCTAGTGGAAGAAGAGGATGCAGTAATTTTGAAGCTTCACAAGTATGATGCTGAACAAGTGAAGAGGCATGTAAATGTAACACCGGAGCGTGATCTCTTTGTTTGTGAATGCCAATATTTTTTGTCATATGGGATACATGTCGGCATATATTTGCTTCAATGA